From a region of the Burkholderiales bacterium genome:
- a CDS encoding tetratricopeptide repeat protein produces MKLTANRVRNFLVFVLLSFLYSSVSAADFASGLDAFDQGEYKKALAEFKPLAEGGNARAEYRLGIMYAKGLGIPLNYEPAVMWLRKSAEQGYASAENDLGVLYDQGRGVPENPAEAARWFMKAAVQGHGSAQLNLASLYKEGRGEPQDSVQAFAWADTASELGEFRAAKLMDTIGKSLTPQQLVQADKLAAEYRQKYVLPFRKY; encoded by the coding sequence AATTTTCTGGTTTTCGTTCTATTGAGTTTCTTATACTCGAGCGTGAGCGCGGCAGATTTTGCATCCGGACTCGACGCCTTCGATCAAGGGGAATACAAGAAAGCGCTTGCGGAATTCAAGCCGCTGGCGGAAGGTGGAAATGCCAGGGCCGAATACCGGCTGGGCATTATGTATGCCAAGGGGCTGGGCATTCCACTCAATTACGAACCTGCCGTAATGTGGCTCAGAAAGTCCGCCGAACAAGGATACGCAAGCGCCGAGAACGATCTGGGAGTGCTTTACGACCAGGGGCGCGGCGTGCCGGAGAATCCCGCCGAGGCCGCCCGGTGGTTCATGAAGGCGGCCGTACAGGGCCACGGCAGCGCACAACTGAATCTCGCGTCCCTGTATAAAGAAGGCAGAGGCGAGCCGCAGGACTCGGTGCAGGCGTTTGCCTGGGCGGATACGGCCAGTGAACTCGGCGAATTTCGCGCCGCAAAGCTAATGGACACCATAGGAAAAAGCCTGACACCCCAGCAGCTCGTTCAGGCCGATAAACTGGCGGCCGAATACCGGCAAAAATACGTGCTGCCGTTCCGTAAATATTGA